In Variovorax paradoxus, a single genomic region encodes these proteins:
- a CDS encoding RNA polymerase sigma factor: MEPIEAAMADRSRAALSAFVTSHYVQLVRRLTRHLGCPDLASDALHDAWLRLADIDSFHLVGNPDAYVYRAACNAALDRLRSARLRQHAHEADAELARVADHAPGPHHIAEARSDVMAVDRAMRHLPHRHRSILVGLRVHEMSRQEVAIRQGLSLRRVDTVLDQALAYCAGHLRGRPHAGPSAPI; the protein is encoded by the coding sequence ATGGAACCCATCGAGGCCGCCATGGCCGACCGCAGCCGCGCCGCGCTGAGTGCATTCGTGACGAGTCACTACGTGCAACTGGTGCGCCGCCTGACGCGGCACCTTGGATGCCCGGACCTTGCGAGCGATGCCCTGCATGATGCGTGGCTGCGCCTTGCGGACATCGATTCCTTCCATCTCGTGGGCAACCCCGACGCCTACGTGTATCGCGCGGCCTGCAATGCCGCGCTGGACCGCCTGCGCAGCGCCCGGCTGCGCCAGCATGCGCACGAGGCCGATGCCGAACTGGCCCGCGTCGCGGACCATGCGCCGGGACCCCATCACATCGCGGAGGCGCGCTCCGATGTCATGGCCGTGGACCGCGCCATGCGGCACCTGCCGCACCGCCACCGGTCGATACTGGTCGGCTTGCGGGTGCACGAGATGAGCAGGCAGGAGGTCGCCATTCGCCAGGGGCTCTCGCTGCGGCGCGTGGACACGGTGCTCGACCAGGCGCTGGCGTACTGCGCGGGGCATCTGCGCGGCAGGCCCCATGCGGGCCCCTCCGCGCCCATCTGA
- a CDS encoding D-alanyl-D-alanine carboxypeptidase family protein, translating to MQFKTPSILPLAFAIATGALVSGTPAFAASHAAKPAAHKKPAAAAPAQAPVAGQSAVAGGPPALPAKAWLLMDFDSGEVLASANPDEPLPPASLTKMMTSFLVEQALRSGKLKKDDLVSVSQNAWCRGSSTESCMYLPLNSQATVIDILRGIIVQSGNDASKAIAEHMAGTEEGFAKLMNAEAQRLGMTHTHFVNSTGLPDPDHKSSARDLAILARAIIRDSSEYYPIYAEREFKYNGIKQGNRNALLYTDPTVDGLKTGHTQEAGFCLVTSSKRNGMRLITVILNTNSAQARADETRALLGWGYGNFEKATPIQSNTVVTTTNVRFGKADTVAAGLGAPWTVTVPRGQKVNTSVQINPKLEAPVAKGAVIGKVVAESNGKAVGEAPLVAQADVERAGFMLRTWQRVTGLFGK from the coding sequence ATGCAATTCAAGACTCCCTCCATCCTCCCGCTCGCCTTCGCAATCGCCACGGGCGCCCTGGTTTCTGGCACACCCGCTTTCGCGGCCTCCCATGCGGCCAAGCCTGCAGCCCACAAGAAGCCCGCCGCCGCCGCGCCTGCCCAGGCACCGGTGGCCGGCCAATCGGCCGTAGCCGGCGGACCGCCGGCGTTGCCGGCCAAGGCGTGGCTGCTGATGGACTTCGATTCTGGCGAGGTGCTGGCCTCGGCCAATCCCGACGAACCGCTGCCGCCGGCGTCGCTGACCAAGATGATGACCAGCTTCCTGGTCGAGCAGGCACTTCGCTCGGGCAAGCTCAAGAAGGACGATCTCGTCTCGGTCAGCCAGAACGCCTGGTGCCGCGGCTCGAGCACCGAGTCCTGCATGTACCTGCCGCTGAACAGCCAGGCCACCGTGATCGACATCCTGCGCGGCATCATCGTCCAGTCGGGCAATGACGCGTCCAAGGCGATCGCCGAGCACATGGCCGGCACCGAGGAGGGCTTTGCCAAACTCATGAATGCCGAAGCCCAGCGCCTGGGCATGACGCACACGCATTTCGTGAACTCCACGGGCCTGCCCGATCCCGATCACAAGTCGTCCGCGCGCGACCTCGCGATCCTGGCGCGCGCGATCATCCGCGACAGTTCGGAGTACTACCCGATCTACGCGGAGCGCGAGTTCAAGTACAACGGGATCAAGCAGGGAAATCGCAATGCGCTGCTCTACACCGACCCCACGGTCGACGGGCTGAAGACGGGACATACCCAGGAAGCGGGCTTCTGCCTCGTGACTTCCTCCAAGCGCAACGGCATGCGCCTGATCACCGTGATTCTCAACACCAACAGCGCGCAGGCGCGCGCCGACGAAACCCGCGCGCTCCTCGGGTGGGGGTACGGCAACTTCGAGAAGGCCACCCCCATTCAGTCCAACACCGTGGTCACGACGACCAACGTCCGCTTCGGCAAGGCCGATACCGTTGCCGCGGGCCTGGGAGCGCCCTGGACGGTGACGGTGCCGCGCGGCCAGAAAGTGAACACCTCCGTGCAGATCAATCCGAAGCTGGAGGCGCCGGTGGCCAAGGGCGCGGTGATCGGCAAGGTGGTCGCGGAGTCGAACGGCAAAGCGGTGGGAGAAGCACCGCTGGTTGCGCAGGCTGACGTGGAGCGCGCCGGCTTCATGCTGCGTACATGGCAGCGCGTGACCGGATTGTTCGGCAAGTAG
- a CDS encoding type II toxin-antitoxin system HipA family toxin — translation MKRVDVYYEGWGERWLLGSLAHGSGEILFEYSPQALEQKLELSPIKLPLQAAAFSRFPPEQHRLPGLIADSLPDGWGMLLMDRYFRKNGVEVSKVSPLDRLAFLGHRTMGALTYEPAQTLAATTGTVDILQLAQQAHQVMSGKDSKLLAELVLMGGSPHGARPKVLVDYCAATGEMGTQGVMNGRPWLVKFQSQGEHKEVCAIENCYAALARDCGLDVPPTQYFDIAPRLGGFGIARFDVDNGMRVPVHTLAGAMNADFRLPGTLDYLTFLRVTRNLTRDEREVEKGFARAVFNVVFNNRDDHPKNFSFRLDSERHWKLSPSYDLTYSQGPGGYHQMDVMGEAQAVTRKNMLELAIRADISTQKALAHLDRHLAVAGDFATTLKAAKVRPATVKDLAAQVAANIQRLK, via the coding sequence ATGAAACGTGTCGACGTCTACTACGAAGGCTGGGGAGAGCGTTGGCTTCTTGGAAGCTTGGCGCACGGAAGCGGGGAAATCTTGTTTGAGTACAGCCCGCAAGCTTTGGAACAAAAACTGGAGCTTTCTCCAATCAAGCTCCCGCTGCAAGCCGCGGCCTTCTCCAGGTTTCCTCCGGAACAGCATCGCTTGCCCGGCCTTATCGCGGACAGTCTTCCCGACGGGTGGGGGATGCTGCTGATGGACCGCTACTTCCGAAAGAACGGTGTCGAGGTCTCCAAGGTATCTCCGCTCGACCGATTGGCGTTCCTGGGGCATCGCACGATGGGTGCCTTGACGTACGAGCCAGCGCAGACACTGGCCGCCACGACTGGCACCGTAGACATTCTTCAGCTTGCGCAGCAGGCACACCAGGTCATGAGTGGCAAGGACAGCAAGCTGCTTGCCGAGCTGGTCTTGATGGGAGGGTCTCCGCACGGGGCAAGACCCAAGGTCCTGGTGGACTACTGCGCTGCTACGGGGGAGATGGGGACGCAGGGTGTCATGAATGGACGCCCTTGGCTGGTGAAGTTCCAGTCGCAAGGAGAGCACAAGGAAGTGTGCGCCATTGAGAACTGCTATGCAGCCCTGGCACGAGACTGCGGATTGGATGTTCCTCCCACGCAATACTTTGATATTGCTCCCAGGCTCGGGGGATTCGGCATCGCCCGCTTCGACGTGGACAACGGAATGCGGGTACCGGTCCATACCTTGGCCGGCGCGATGAATGCAGACTTCCGCCTGCCAGGGACGCTGGACTATCTGACCTTCTTGCGGGTCACTCGCAATCTCACGCGGGATGAGCGCGAAGTGGAAAAGGGTTTCGCGCGTGCAGTGTTCAATGTCGTCTTCAATAACCGTGATGACCATCCCAAGAACTTTTCGTTCAGGCTCGACAGTGAGCGCCACTGGAAACTGTCGCCTTCGTATGACCTGACCTATTCGCAGGGCCCGGGCGGATACCACCAGATGGACGTCATGGGCGAAGCGCAGGCAGTGACACGCAAGAACATGCTTGAGCTTGCCATTCGGGCGGACATCTCCACGCAGAAGGCGTTGGCGCATCTGGACAGGCACCTGGCTGTCGCCGGCGACTTCGCCACGACACTCAAGGCCGCAAAGGTAAGGCCGGCCACCGTCAAAGACTTGGCAGCCCAGGTCGCGGCCAACATTCAGCGTTTGAAGTAG
- a CDS encoding helix-turn-helix domain-containing protein, whose translation MDFNLATPAEVCVELGERLKAARLAKGIQQAELASRAGVSRNTLLALESHGQGSMATLVRVASALGLVDQLQPLFVVRVQSIAQLEARAAPAPQRIRKPAKKAKP comes from the coding sequence TTGGACTTTAACCTGGCAACCCCTGCCGAAGTATGCGTTGAGCTCGGCGAACGGCTTAAGGCGGCTCGGCTAGCCAAAGGCATTCAGCAAGCGGAACTGGCATCCCGTGCGGGCGTTTCTCGCAACACGTTGCTGGCGCTGGAATCCCACGGGCAAGGCTCGATGGCAACACTTGTTCGGGTTGCTTCGGCGCTGGGCCTCGTTGACCAGCTGCAGCCACTCTTTGTCGTTCGGGTTCAGAGTATTGCGCAGCTGGAAGCGCGGGCAGCGCCGGCGCCGCAGCGCATCCGCAAGCCCGCCAAGAAAGCCAAGCCATGA
- a CDS encoding dihydrofolate reductase family protein, with amino-acid sequence MTRVLVRSFGVSLDGFAAGPDQSLEQPLGVRGPELMDWFFPTRVWQQMHKTGEANGETGIDNEIAEQGFAEMGAWIIGRNMFGPVRGPWPDESWKGWWGDEPPYHVPVFVLTHHARAPLAMHGGTTFHFVTGGIHDALAQARAAAGTRDVRVGGGVATVREYLKAGLIDELHLAVRPVLLGKGEALFAGLDLPALGYSCERQVAGERATHMFLRRGAP; translated from the coding sequence ATGACCCGAGTACTGGTGCGCAGCTTCGGTGTTTCGCTCGACGGCTTTGCCGCAGGTCCGGACCAGAGTCTGGAACAACCGCTGGGCGTTCGCGGTCCGGAGCTCATGGACTGGTTCTTTCCCACGCGCGTCTGGCAGCAGATGCACAAGACGGGCGAAGCCAACGGCGAGACCGGCATCGACAATGAAATCGCCGAACAAGGCTTCGCCGAGATGGGAGCCTGGATCATCGGGCGCAACATGTTCGGGCCGGTGCGCGGTCCCTGGCCCGACGAGAGCTGGAAAGGCTGGTGGGGCGACGAGCCTCCGTATCATGTGCCGGTCTTCGTGCTGACCCACCATGCCCGCGCGCCCCTGGCGATGCACGGCGGCACCACCTTCCACTTCGTCACTGGTGGCATCCACGATGCACTGGCGCAGGCGCGGGCCGCCGCGGGCACGCGTGACGTGCGCGTGGGCGGCGGCGTGGCCACCGTGCGCGAATATCTGAAGGCCGGGCTGATCGACGAACTGCACCTGGCCGTAAGGCCGGTGCTGCTGGGCAAGGGCGAGGCGCTGTTCGCAGGCCTGGATCTGCCGGCGCTGGGCTACAGCTGCGAACGGCAAGTGGCAGGCGAGCGCGCCACGCACATGTTCCTGCGCCGCGGCGCGCCTTGA
- a CDS encoding SDR family oxidoreductase: MKMTGNTILITGGSSGIGRALAQAFHDRGNRVIVTGRRKALLDEIAKARPGLIGLPLDLDAPSSLANLASEVRSRYPELNMLIANAGISRTEDMTSDAWDVSTARAMVETNIMGVLQVVAAFLPMLRVRPDATIIATSSNLAFVPRADFPTYCASKAFLHSWLQSLRHQLRKVPVRVLELAPPYVQTELTGTQQAADPRAMPVAEYVAEVLELLEKGEHERGEVLVERDRARRWAERDGRYVATFAAMNPD; this comes from the coding sequence ATGAAAATGACAGGCAACACCATCCTCATCACCGGCGGCAGCAGCGGCATCGGCCGCGCGCTTGCGCAAGCCTTTCACGACCGGGGCAACCGCGTCATCGTCACCGGACGGCGCAAGGCCCTGCTCGACGAGATCGCGAAGGCCCGGCCGGGCCTCATCGGATTGCCGCTCGACCTGGACGCCCCCTCATCCCTGGCCAACCTTGCGAGCGAGGTTCGGTCGCGCTACCCGGAACTCAACATGCTGATCGCCAACGCGGGCATATCGCGGACGGAAGACATGACTTCCGACGCCTGGGATGTCTCGACCGCGCGCGCGATGGTCGAGACCAACATCATGGGCGTGCTGCAGGTCGTGGCGGCGTTCCTGCCGATGCTGAGGGTCCGGCCCGACGCAACGATCATCGCGACCAGCTCCAACCTCGCCTTCGTGCCCCGCGCCGACTTTCCAACCTATTGCGCGAGCAAGGCCTTCCTGCACTCGTGGCTGCAGTCGCTGCGGCATCAGTTGCGCAAGGTTCCCGTCCGGGTGCTCGAGCTGGCGCCGCCCTATGTGCAGACGGAACTCACCGGCACGCAGCAGGCGGCCGATCCGCGCGCGATGCCTGTGGCGGAGTACGTGGCCGAGGTGCTGGAGTTGCTTGAAAAAGGCGAGCATGAACGCGGCGAGGTGCTGGTCGAACGCGACCGGGCACGGCGCTGGGCCGAGCGGGATGGTCGCTACGTGGCAACGTTTGCCGCGATGAATCCCGACTGA
- a CDS encoding HU family DNA-binding protein, producing the protein MNKTELIAAIATDTNLSKADAGRALDAAIENLSRALAAGDTVQLIGFGTFAVASRPERTGRNPSTGEPMTIKASKAPKFTAGKALKDAVNAVAAK; encoded by the coding sequence TTGAACAAGACCGAACTCATCGCCGCCATCGCCACGGACACGAACCTCAGCAAGGCCGATGCCGGCCGCGCCCTCGACGCTGCGATCGAAAACCTGTCGCGCGCCCTGGCCGCTGGCGACACGGTGCAACTGATCGGCTTCGGCACCTTCGCCGTGGCAAGCCGCCCTGAGCGCACGGGCCGCAACCCGTCGACCGGCGAGCCGATGACCATCAAGGCCAGCAAGGCGCCCAAGTTCACCGCCGGCAAGGCGCTGAAGGACGCGGTCAACGCTGTCGCCGCCAAGTAA
- a CDS encoding C40 family peptidase, with protein MSDAPVSTPRSSMPAPHRLLQILVIGACLLLVGCASPPGPRQGRGPAPSIPSSTPLTDEQSNSIAIHALGLVGTPYRYGGNTPDGGFDCSGLIGYVYLNSVGQSPPRTVARMSGFGQPVAMSALRTGDLVLFGSSTPTHAGIYVGGGRFVHAPSTGGEVRLDRLDGVYWSRQPTQARRP; from the coding sequence ATGTCCGACGCACCTGTGTCAACGCCACGCTCCAGCATGCCCGCGCCACATCGGCTGCTTCAAATCCTCGTCATCGGTGCCTGCCTTTTGCTGGTGGGCTGCGCAAGCCCTCCGGGCCCGCGCCAGGGACGAGGCCCCGCACCTTCGATTCCCTCCAGCACGCCGCTCACGGACGAGCAGTCGAACAGCATCGCCATCCACGCGCTGGGGCTGGTCGGCACGCCGTACCGCTATGGCGGCAACACGCCGGACGGCGGCTTCGATTGCAGCGGGCTCATCGGCTACGTCTATCTCAACAGCGTCGGGCAATCGCCGCCGCGCACGGTCGCGCGCATGTCGGGCTTCGGGCAGCCGGTGGCCATGTCGGCGCTTCGCACGGGCGACCTGGTGCTGTTCGGTTCGTCCACGCCGACGCATGCCGGCATCTACGTGGGCGGTGGCCGCTTCGTGCACGCGCCGTCCACGGGCGGCGAGGTGCGGCTCGACCGGCTGGACGGCGTGTACTGGTCGCGCCAGCCGACGCAGGCACGGCGGCCCTGA